A single window of Loxodonta africana isolate mLoxAfr1 chromosome 10, mLoxAfr1.hap2, whole genome shotgun sequence DNA harbors:
- the IFT43 gene encoding intraflagellar transport protein 43 homolog isoform X4, producing MGRRAQPESAQTENQFSGKNSSLTLTGEAPPPKPPRRQGGWADDSMKASNAVLEDEPPRLEGTQNTTGEELPTQSRPNLNDTDEVKPPGYPLIIGTWNVRSMSDGKLEVVKNEMERVGIDILGISELEWTGTGRLVSKNHMVYYAGNDKLKKNGVAFIMKRSISKCLLKYNTVSDRLISIRLRGKPVNTTIIQVYAPTTNAKDEEIEEFYTMLQSEIDHTCKKDALIVTGDWNAQVGSIEEGPVVGKFGLGDRNDAGDRLIEFCKTNDLFIANTFFQQHKRRLYTWTSPDGLHREQIDYFCGKTRWKCLLTSVKTKPGANCGTDHRLLVCKFKVNLKKIRASP from the exons GCTCCTCCTCCAAAGCCACCCCGTCGGCAGGGAGGCTGGGCAGATGATTCCATGAAGGCTTCAAA TgctgtgctggaagatgagccccctaggttggaaggcactcaaaatacaactggggaagaacttcCTACTCAAAGTAGACccaaccttaatgacacggatgaaGTAAAGCCTCCAGGatatccgttaataatcggaacatggaatgtacgaagtatgagtgatggaaaactggaagttgtcaaaaatgaaatggaacgtgtgggaattgatatcctaggcatcagtgagctggaatggactggtactggccggTTGGTATccaaaaatcatatggtctactatgctgggaatgacaaattgaagaagaatggtgttgcatttattatGAAAAGGAGTATTTCAAAAtgtctcctgaagtacaacactgtcagtgataggttaatatccattCGCCTAcgaggaaaaccagttaatacaactattattcaagtttacgcaccaaccacaaatgccaaagatgaagaaattgaagaattttacacaatgctacagtctgaaattgatcacacgTGCAagaaagatgcattgatagttactggtgattggaacgcgcaAGTTGGAAGCatagaagaaggaccagtagttggaaaatttggccttggtgatagaaatgacgctggagatcgcttgatagaattctgtaagaccaatgacttattcattgcaaatactttttttcaacaacacaagcgacgactctacacatggacctcaccggatggactCCACAGGGAACAAATTGACTACTTTTGTGGAAAAACACGGTGGAAATGCTTACTAACATCAGTcaagacaaagccaggggccaactgcggaacagaccatcgattgctggtgtgcaagttcaaggtgaatctgaagaaaatcagagcaagtccatga